The genomic stretch GCAGAAAACGGGACTGAAAATGTTAATTGTTTATGTAAAGAAATGGCGATACATGTTTTTTGACCCGATTTTGACCCGATGACGAGGGGGTGACACGGTTGATTGAGTGTGGTAAAGCGTCGCGGCGGGTGGAAATACGCCGGACGAAGCGGCGGAAATTTGTGGCGACCGACGCGACTGGCCTGACGCTTGTGCCGGAATGGGTACAGCAAAGTGCATCAAGAGAGTATAGCGCAAGCTATCACGAAAGGGATGGGGCCCATGAACACATGTGATTATGAGTCAGCTTTTCCTGAAACCATCCCGGCCAGGGGTATCGAGGGTTTCAGGGTTGCCAGGTATGAGTTTGTCATTGAAGCTCTTGAGACCCTCTCCTTGCCCGATTATAAGGGCTCCACATTGAGAGGCGGGTTTGGAGCGGCATTCAGAAATGTCTCCTGTTCAGCTCGGAAAAGCGATTGCCGGACATGTGTACTCAAGCCTGCATGTCCATATGCTTATGTTTTCGAGACCGCGCCACCTGAAGGATCAGAGGTATTGAAAAAATTCGAGCATGTGCCTCATCCCTTTGTCCTGGAGCCGCCTCAAACTCGAAAACGGGAATTCGCCCCGGGTGAGGAGATTCCTTTCGGGCTGGTCCTCATCGGTCGAGGAATCGAGTTTCTCCCCTATTTTATCGTGGCCTTCCAGGAATTTGGGAGGACGGGGATCGGGCGGGGTCGAGGAAGATTTCGACTGGCACGGATTTATTCTACTATAGGAAGGAGCCTCAATAGCCTTGCCAGCCCGCCACTGGCGGCTGCCGTGGATGACCGCGATGAATCCGGCAGCTTATCGTCGACCACTATTGAGAGGCGCCTCGATGCAGCCCACGGCCCGCTCATATTCGACGGCCAGGAGAACAAGGTCTATACCCGTGATACAGTCATTAGCTGGGACGACATCCAGGAGACCGCAACCGCGCTCCTGACACATATCTCCGGAGATACCGGACGACAGCTGGCCCACGGTGATCCTACTATTTCCAATAGCGGCCCCCATGTAATGGCCCCCCGCGTAATGGTTGTATTTCAGACCATGACACGTCTGAAGTTCCAGGGGGGGTTCGAGGATCGCCCGGAGTTTCATATCTTGGTCCGCAGCTTGCTCCGGCGGATCTCATCACTTCTCTACTTCCATCACGAGACCAGGCTGGACATAGACTTTCGCGGATTTATCTCCCGCGCGGAGGGGGTCCACCTGGTAGCACATGACACGCACTGGGTTGACTGGGAGAGGTACTCAAGCAGGCAGGATGCCCGGATGAAACTAGGCGGGATTGTCGGTACTGCGGTTTATGAGTTCAAGGATATGGGCTCCGTGGTACTCTTCCTACCGTGGCTTGTTCTCGGGCAGTATGTTCACGCGGGGAAGGGAGCGACTTTCGGACTTGGTCAACTCGCCGTTATGTCCCATTCTCCACAGGCAGCCAATGGCTAAATCCAGCCATCATCGCCGGGCAGCGACATTTATCGTGTGTCGCGACATGGTGATATCATCAATAGTGATATCACCAGGGGAAAGAATACAGGGGGAGATCGCCGATGCCCACAAATACCATAAACATATGCGTAACCAACACTGCGCCAAAACCCGCGGAGCGCATCCCGTCGAGATCTCTCGCGCTGTTCCAAGCATATGCTTCCAAGGAATACGGTCAGGCCCTATGCCCTTTCGAGCATCAAGCCTCGGTGTTTGAACGTATAGAGAAGGACCAGGAAGTTCGCCTCATCGCCGGGACCGCCTCGGGGAAGACTCTGGCCGTCGCTGTGCCTCTTTTCGCCAAGCTCAAGGCTAGCGAGATTCGCCACGCGCTTTTCATGTATCCGACGGTCGCCCTGCTTGAAGACCAGCGGCGCGTCATGGATAGCCTCGCGGAAATATCAGGGCTAGAAGCTGGCGAGCTGCGCGGCGGCATGAGCCGCTCCCGGTTGATAGCGGCACTTATCAAACCAGTGATCCTGGCGACACCTGACGAGATATACTGGTTCTTTCGGAGGAATATCAAGTATAGCGGCTTGCTCATATATGGCCTGTGCCAGGTCGACGAGTTCGTCCTGGATGAGGCTCACCTCTTCAACGGGCTAATGTTGAGGAATTTTGAGCATCTATGGAAGCGCATAAGGTTCCTGGCGGGTAACCTAGG from Bacillota bacterium encodes the following:
- the cas6 gene encoding CRISPR system precrRNA processing endoribonuclease RAMP protein Cas6, yielding MNTCDYESAFPETIPARGIEGFRVARYEFVIEALETLSLPDYKGSTLRGGFGAAFRNVSCSARKSDCRTCVLKPACPYAYVFETAPPEGSEVLKKFEHVPHPFVLEPPQTRKREFAPGEEIPFGLVLIGRGIEFLPYFIVAFQEFGRTGIGRGRGRFRLARIYSTIGRSLNSLASPPLAAAVDDRDESGSLSSTTIERRLDAAHGPLIFDGQENKVYTRDTVISWDDIQETATALLTHISGDTGRQLAHGDPTISNSGPHVMAPRVMVVFQTMTRLKFQGGFEDRPEFHILVRSLLRRISSLLYFHHETRLDIDFRGFISRAEGVHLVAHDTHWVDWERYSSRQDARMKLGGIVGTAVYEFKDMGSVVLFLPWLVLGQYVHAGKGATFGLGQLAVMSHSPQAANG